In the Calditrichota bacterium genome, one interval contains:
- a CDS encoding alpha-amylase, translated as MIFTIGSKPVVTQNSSTPQFFFHVNKESRIKYSIDDALFSIKGRVVFANFNAVKALSEKINKQRDPEKTAAVSPSLLNAMGLMDEILHFMIESYKSKLNPTLLGNMLQRIQSSYGKKDQDLLLNKFADQFPNNDIFNKKISAAEYLQSKTHGVENSEIIIEELLVQWIQNQNKAYEPAKELINDAELKKTSISEDAFADMKLFFEDQPQLPGSETSFLETLMQPAKLFPGSIYDQLEFIKENWGADISQFVSRILISLDFFKEEAKKFIPETFGHETPIASFSDDVYEFEPEAFSADLDWMPHLVLIAKSTYVWLDQLSKQYKKSITRLDQIPDEELNRLANFGFTGLWLIGLWERSSASAKIKRINGNPEAVASAYSLKNYDIAEDIGGFSAYQDLKGRAAKRGIRLASDMVPNHMAIDSDWVSKHPHWFLQTDHPPFPNHTFNGPDLSDDESMSVYIEDGYWQQSDAGVSFKRVDKNTGQETFIYHGNDGTGMPWNDTAQLNFMLPEVREGVIQTILHVARMFPVIRFDAAMTLAKKHYQRLWFPEPGTGGDIPTRAEYAMTKAQFNEIFPEEFWREVVDRVQQECPDTLLLAEAFWMMEGYFVRSLGMHRVYNSAFMNLLKDEENEKYRLMIQNVLEFNPQIMKRYVNFMNNPDEETAVAQFGKEDKYFGVCMLMCTMPGLPMFGHGQIEGFQEKYGMEYKKAYWDESIDDDLVNRHRREIFPILKKRKLFSEVDNFHLYNFVVGNSHVNENVYVFSNMYNGERSLVLFNNAYQETAGMFNFSVNYKDQSGNLKSESLANALKLSHEDSVYTILKEHISGLEYLRKNSEIIEKGLFAELGGYKYQVFLEIEEVYSDLENPYGLLNEKLNGAGVTSIKERLHEFKIEPVTQQLIEFYSNRKKCIDSILNGYSKKKTDSIFKSLNSSKKEIYNFIELAKVGFENKQLHTNLENLAWLPDFLYENSLNKKTDLFIKEHFKDDRIKLKLNWFFTIYLNRYLLDSIDEIERPEYYKYWLLEKTLNKQNTFTDDELVMIKLLSCYDNITTFLPETVFKPEERKIFENPDLRKFLKINTFEEITYFNKEQWEVFVDMLAGFSIMEFFTIKPGKSQKTKTVNRLLKRVELLKKASLKTGFELNKMIILLTSSK; from the coding sequence ATGATCTTCACAATTGGATCAAAGCCCGTTGTTACACAAAACTCTTCAACACCTCAGTTTTTTTTTCATGTAAATAAAGAATCCAGAATAAAATATTCAATCGACGATGCACTTTTTTCTATAAAAGGGCGGGTTGTTTTTGCCAATTTTAATGCGGTAAAAGCTTTATCAGAAAAAATAAATAAGCAGCGTGATCCGGAAAAAACAGCAGCCGTAAGCCCAAGTTTACTAAATGCAATGGGTTTGATGGATGAGATACTGCATTTCATGATCGAATCATACAAATCGAAATTAAATCCAACATTACTTGGAAATATGCTTCAGCGTATTCAAAGCTCATATGGCAAAAAAGATCAGGATTTATTGCTAAACAAGTTTGCCGATCAGTTTCCCAATAATGATATTTTTAACAAAAAAATAAGTGCAGCTGAATACCTGCAATCTAAAACACATGGTGTCGAAAACAGCGAAATTATAATTGAAGAGTTGTTGGTGCAGTGGATTCAAAACCAAAATAAAGCTTATGAGCCGGCAAAGGAATTAATCAATGATGCGGAGCTAAAAAAAACATCCATTTCGGAGGATGCTTTTGCCGATATGAAACTGTTTTTTGAAGATCAGCCACAGCTTCCGGGAAGTGAGACTTCTTTTTTAGAAACATTAATGCAGCCGGCAAAATTATTTCCAGGATCGATTTATGATCAACTGGAATTTATAAAAGAAAATTGGGGAGCTGATATTAGCCAGTTTGTTTCCCGCATACTAATTAGCCTGGATTTTTTCAAAGAGGAAGCTAAAAAATTTATTCCTGAAACGTTTGGTCATGAAACACCTATCGCATCTTTTAGTGATGATGTTTATGAATTTGAGCCTGAAGCTTTTAGCGCTGATTTGGATTGGATGCCGCATCTGGTTTTGATTGCCAAAAGTACCTATGTATGGCTGGATCAGTTAAGCAAGCAATACAAAAAATCTATAACACGCCTGGACCAGATCCCTGATGAAGAATTAAACAGGCTGGCCAACTTTGGTTTTACAGGGCTATGGTTGATTGGCTTATGGGAACGAAGCAGTGCCTCGGCTAAAATAAAACGAATCAATGGCAATCCGGAAGCTGTCGCATCGGCATACTCATTAAAAAATTATGATATTGCTGAAGACATTGGCGGTTTTTCGGCTTACCAGGATCTTAAAGGCCGAGCAGCTAAACGGGGCATCCGTCTGGCAAGTGATATGGTACCAAACCACATGGCAATCGATTCGGATTGGGTCAGTAAACATCCACATTGGTTTTTACAGACAGATCATCCACCATTTCCAAACCACACATTTAATGGGCCAGATCTTTCTGATGATGAATCGATGAGCGTTTATATCGAAGATGGTTACTGGCAGCAAAGTGATGCCGGCGTATCCTTCAAGCGAGTAGATAAAAACACCGGCCAAGAAACTTTTATTTATCATGGAAATGATGGCACCGGGATGCCCTGGAATGACACAGCCCAATTGAACTTTATGTTGCCGGAAGTTCGCGAAGGTGTTATCCAGACTATTTTGCATGTGGCGCGTATGTTTCCTGTAATCCGTTTTGATGCAGCAATGACGCTGGCAAAAAAACATTATCAGCGTTTGTGGTTTCCTGAGCCCGGCACTGGCGGTGATATTCCAACGCGGGCTGAATATGCCATGACCAAAGCTCAATTCAACGAAATTTTTCCTGAGGAGTTCTGGCGAGAGGTGGTTGATCGCGTTCAACAGGAATGCCCGGATACGCTTTTATTGGCGGAAGCATTTTGGATGATGGAAGGATATTTTGTCCGCTCGCTCGGTATGCACCGGGTTTATAACAGCGCTTTTATGAACCTGCTTAAAGATGAAGAAAATGAGAAATATCGCTTGATGATCCAAAATGTACTGGAATTTAATCCGCAAATAATGAAGCGATACGTAAATTTTATGAATAACCCGGATGAAGAAACTGCCGTTGCACAATTCGGCAAAGAAGACAAGTATTTTGGTGTTTGTATGCTAATGTGCACCATGCCCGGTTTGCCTATGTTTGGTCACGGACAAATTGAAGGGTTCCAGGAAAAGTATGGTATGGAATACAAAAAGGCTTATTGGGATGAATCCATTGATGATGATTTGGTAAACAGGCACCGCAGGGAAATATTTCCTATTCTGAAAAAGCGTAAATTATTTAGTGAAGTAGATAATTTCCATCTATATAACTTTGTTGTAGGTAATTCTCACGTAAATGAAAATGTTTACGTTTTTAGCAATATGTATAATGGCGAAAGGTCATTGGTTTTATTTAATAATGCCTATCAGGAAACAGCAGGCATGTTTAATTTTTCAGTGAACTACAAGGACCAATCAGGAAATTTGAAAAGCGAAAGCCTCGCTAATGCTTTAAAATTAAGCCATGAAGATTCGGTTTATACCATTTTAAAAGAGCATATTTCAGGATTGGAATATTTGCGGAAAAACAGCGAGATAATCGAAAAAGGTTTATTTGCAGAACTTGGCGGTTATAAATACCAGGTTTTCCTGGAAATTGAAGAAGTATATTCTGATTTAGAAAACCCCTATGGCTTGCTAAACGAGAAACTTAATGGAGCAGGAGTCACATCTATAAAAGAAAGATTGCATGAGTTTAAAATAGAGCCTGTTACTCAGCAACTTATTGAATTTTATTCCAACAGGAAAAAATGCATAGATTCCATATTAAATGGATATTCAAAGAAAAAAACAGACTCAATATTTAAATCACTAAATAGTTCCAAAAAGGAAATTTACAATTTTATTGAGTTGGCAAAAGTGGGTTTTGAGAATAAGCAACTTCACACCAATCTTGAGAATTTGGCATGGTTACCGGATTTTTTATATGAGAACTCACTTAATAAAAAAACAGACTTATTTATTAAGGAACATTTTAAGGATGATCGAATTAAGTTAAAGCTAAATTGGTTTTTCACTATTTATTTAAATCGTTATTTGCTTGACTCGATTGATGAAATTGAACGACCGGAATATTATAAATATTGGTTACTTGAAAAAACTTTAAACAAACAAAATACATTCACTGACGATGAATTAGTGATGATAAAACTTTTATCATGTTATGATAATATAACTACCTTTTTACCTGAAACTGTTTTTAAACCTGAAGAAAGAAAAATATTTGAAAACCCGGATTTAAGGAAATTCCTAAAGATCAATACTTTTGAAGAAATAACTTATTTTAACAAAGAGCAGTGGGAAGTTTTTGTAGATATGTTGGCAGGATTTTCAATTATGGAATTTTTTACAATAAAACCCGGTAAAAGCCAAAAAACAAAAACCGTTAACCGTTTATTGAAACGAGTTGAGTTATTAAAAAAAGCGTCACTTAAAACAGGTTTTGAATTAAACAAGATGATTATCCTGTTAACTTCTTCTAAGTAG
- a CDS encoding aromatic amino acid hydroxylase: protein MQYEKVLEQIPHHLKQYIVDQHYERYTAQDHAVWRYIMRVNLDYLKDHAHSSYLDGLKKTGIGIEKIPNIDEMNEALQKIGWKAVIVDGFLPPAVFMEFQFRKILAISADMRTIQHLLYTPAPDIVHEAAGHAPIIADDEYSRFLQKFGEYGMKAFSSKIDIEIYEAIRHLSIIKEYPETTKEEIDLAEKDLNNKLAQNTNPSEMTLLSRLHWWTVEYGLIGDLSQQKIYGAGLLSSVGESKNCLKPAVKKIPISINCTNYNYDITNEQPQLFVNKDWQELLSVLEEFSNKMSFRTGGQDAIEKAIESEAVSTYQYSSGLQVSGVFSNLIKNEHGQPVYISTTGPTSLAFDNKQLENHGITYHADGFSSPVGKLLGKKSLENFSNQDLIDAGIYEGQNISLEFESGIKVQGNLQSNLRKENKLILLSFTECTVLTRDGDTLFDPQWGVYDMAIGDSIPSVFFGTADKINHNIYPPKSENVAIPIKYSEKDKELHKLYEEIRKMRDEEQSNSERLKEISKLLDDNFSNEWLLRLEVLEILKKKKILPDLQSDINKTFALLSNESGEKRLLIENGLQILNG, encoded by the coding sequence ATGCAATATGAAAAGGTCCTTGAACAAATTCCACATCATTTAAAACAATATATTGTTGATCAGCATTATGAGCGATATACTGCCCAGGATCATGCTGTTTGGCGTTATATAATGCGTGTAAATTTAGATTACCTCAAGGATCATGCCCACTCTTCATATTTGGATGGATTGAAGAAAACGGGAATCGGGATAGAGAAAATACCCAATATTGATGAAATGAATGAGGCCTTGCAAAAGATTGGTTGGAAGGCGGTTATTGTTGATGGCTTTTTGCCGCCGGCTGTTTTCATGGAATTTCAGTTTCGGAAAATTTTAGCCATCTCTGCGGATATGCGGACCATTCAGCACCTCTTATATACTCCTGCTCCGGACATTGTTCATGAAGCAGCTGGCCATGCGCCAATTATTGCTGATGATGAATATTCACGATTTCTACAAAAATTTGGTGAATATGGCATGAAAGCATTTTCATCAAAAATAGACATAGAAATTTATGAAGCTATTCGCCATTTATCGATAATAAAAGAATACCCGGAAACAACAAAAGAAGAAATTGATCTGGCGGAAAAAGATCTTAATAACAAATTAGCCCAAAATACAAATCCTTCAGAAATGACATTGCTTTCCCGCTTGCATTGGTGGACAGTTGAGTATGGATTGATTGGAGATTTATCCCAGCAAAAAATTTATGGTGCCGGATTGCTTTCATCTGTTGGAGAAAGTAAAAATTGCTTAAAACCGGCTGTTAAAAAAATCCCCATAAGCATTAACTGTACAAATTATAATTACGACATAACAAACGAACAGCCACAGCTTTTTGTAAATAAAGATTGGCAGGAACTTCTTTCAGTTTTGGAAGAGTTTTCAAATAAAATGTCTTTTCGCACAGGTGGACAAGACGCCATTGAAAAAGCAATAGAATCGGAAGCAGTTTCTACTTATCAATATTCTTCCGGTCTTCAGGTATCGGGAGTTTTTTCTAATTTGATTAAAAATGAGCATGGCCAGCCTGTATATATTTCTACAACTGGCCCGACAAGTTTAGCTTTTGATAACAAGCAATTAGAAAACCATGGCATAACTTATCATGCAGATGGATTTAGCTCACCTGTTGGAAAACTGCTTGGTAAAAAATCGTTGGAAAATTTTTCTAACCAGGATTTGATAGACGCAGGGATTTATGAAGGGCAGAATATATCTTTGGAATTTGAATCGGGTATTAAAGTACAGGGGAATTTGCAATCCAATTTACGAAAAGAAAATAAATTAATTTTATTATCATTTACAGAATGTACAGTCTTAACCCGGGATGGTGATACTTTATTTGATCCACAATGGGGCGTTTACGATATGGCCATCGGAGATTCCATTCCATCGGTTTTCTTTGGAACAGCTGATAAAATCAACCATAATATTTACCCACCTAAATCCGAGAATGTAGCGATCCCAATTAAATATTCTGAAAAAGATAAAGAGCTACACAAGCTTTATGAGGAAATACGAAAAATGCGGGATGAAGAGCAGTCTAATTCTGAAAGATTGAAAGAAATTAGTAAACTGCTTGATGATAATTTTTCAAACGAGTGGCTTCTGCGATTAGAAGTTTTGGAAATATTGAAGAAGAAAAAGATTCTACCAGACCTTCAAAGTGATATAAATAAAACATTCGCATTATTATCAAATGAATCTGGAGAGAAACGGTTGCTAATTGAGAATGGCTTGCAAATCCTAAATGGATAA